The sequence TGTCGGTGGCCATGGCATAGCTGTCAAGACCGCGTTCCTCGGGATCGCGAGCGCGCACCCCAGGAATGATTTGCGGCGGGTTCCAGGTAGTACCTCCATCGTTTGAACTCTGGTAATACACGGTAGTCCCAATGGCGCTCCGATAGACCACAATTGGATTGTCTCCGGCCAGTCCCAGGGTGGTTTGCACTACCGGCCCATCAGCGGCGCTAAAAAACACCGGATCGCGCCAGGTCTTGCCGCCATCGTCTGATCGGCGGTAGACGCCAACGTTCGGTTGATCTAGACCGAGGTACCAATCGCTGCCGTGGTCCCAGACCAGGTGCACCCGGTCACGTCCATCAACCTTTACCTGCATCCGCTCATCGCCGCCGGGCAGTTGGGAGAGGTTGGCGCGCACCGTCCACGTCTGTCCACCATCAGTGGAGCGGCGATAGAAGATCTCGCTCAGCAAGCGGTTGCCTTCCTCGGTGCCGCTCAAACCCTCGTTGTAGAAGGCATGCAACACCCCCTTACTATCAGCGGCGATAGCATTGTAGTAACTGCTACCCAGGCGCCATGGCCTGGTCCATGCGCCAGCAGACCAGGCCTGCTCAGCCGGAGCGCGGACGGCGTTTACGTCGGTGCAGCCTCGGAAGAGCACATGCAGATAGCCGTCGGAGGTGGCGATGATACTGTTTCGAACCGTATAACCACCCACACAGGTAAAGGCGATATCGTTCATCGGTGACCATTGCCCGTCGCGCAACACGCGGTAACGTAGCAGATCGCGCGAGGAAAGATCGGGGTCGTTGGGATCGAGGGACGCGCCGAGGTCGCCACTGCCCCAGATCACGTGGATGGCGCCCTGGTTGTCCGCGGCGATATCGGGGAACCAGCCAAAGCGGTCATCGGAGATGTCAAAAAGGATGCTCCAGCCGCTGGATGCAAAGGCCGGACGTCCTGCTCCAGCTACTCCGAGCAACAGCATGCCGAGCAGAAAGACCGGCAGGATTGGCCGCAGTGAGCGTAGAGCATTACGGGGCGCCGCACCAGGCCTGGCGAATATGATGAAGCGCCGGTTGGGCTGGTCTGTCATGCGTGTGATGATGTGCCTTTCTTGCCATCATTATTGGCAATCTTGTCGTCATTGGCAACCCTATCATCTCGATTGACCGCGTCGGTGGGGTGACGACGGTTAGGGATCCGCGCGCGACGCCGGCGGGGGAGAGCGTTGGCGCTTCGGTAGTTGTGGCTGGTAACGCGTATCGAGGGTGGTTCATCAGGTGGCGGAGTGATGATAACCTCCGGGTGCGGCGTCCGGGGGCGCTGGAAATCCGGCGCGGCGGTTGCGTTGCCGTGCTCAAGTTCAAGCAGATCCTCCAGCGTGATGGTTTCCGGCGGCTCAGGGTCGAGAGCGCCATTGGCATAGCCGGTCTCAGGCGGCGTGTCGGTGACGGTCAGCAGCCGCGAGGCCGGGACAGGCGCCCAATCGGCGGGTGAAGGCGATGTGGCGGACGGATCACCGACCGCGATCGTTATGCCATTACGGTTAATAGAGACCCGAAAGCCGCCGTCGTTCACGCTCGCGGTGGAAGCGTCCTGGACGGCGCGAGAGGCCGGGGTGACGATCACGGCGCCCAGAAAGCGAGTATCAGGCCCGCCGGTCAACTGTTTGCGCGATTCGATCACTACCGAGCGGCTATCGGAACGGCTGCTGACCACCAGAATGACCCCATCCACCAGGGGGGCCAGCAACCCCGCGTCTGGCCCTGCGAGGGCCGCCGGACCGTCGAAGATCACCACGTCGGTTGCCTTGCGCGGATGTTCGAGCATATCCGGCCAGAAGACCATCGGAATCAGTTCGGAAAAGCGTGAGTAGCCGGCTTCTCGGCCCGACAGCACCAGCAGGTTAGGTGTAGCCGTCTCGCGGATATAGGCCCACAGACTGCCAGGAACGCCGAACGGCTTGCCTTTGGCGTCGCTCCGATTGCGCCCGTTCGCCCGCTGATCAAAGAGGTGCGGGATGTGGGTCGTATCACTCTCGGTGTCGACCAGCAGCACGCGGTGCCCTGTGCGGACATACATTCTGGCAATCTCAATCGCGACGAAGCTACGGGCCGTACTGTTCTGCGGACTGCTAATCAGGAGCGTTCGAGGCAGCTTGCTGCGCGCCGCGTGAACGATGTTGGAATACAGCCGGTTGAGTTGCTCCTGGCGTCTACTCTCGGTCCGCCAGTTCTTGGTCGCATAGGTGGGGAGCTCAGAAAGTTCGCCGAGGCTTCTGACGCCGGTGCGGCTCTGCAATTCGCTGCTGGTGCGCCAGCGCTCATCGAGGCGGTCGAGGGCCAGGGCCGCGACGATCGCTATCAGCAACCCGCCGAGGCCGGCGGTGGCGAGGGTCAGAGCGCGCTTCTGGGGCAGGGGCGCCGAGGGAGGGCGAGCCGCCTCGAAGAGCGAGAGGGTATTGGCCGAGGTCTGGTTACTGAGATTAATGAGATTCGTATACTCATCAAGGTAGCGCTGGCGAGTCAATTGGAGCGCCTGGAGTTGTTGCTGAACATCCGAGATATCAATCGCCGACGTGAGGTTCTTGAGACGTTCCTCAAGCTCGGCGATCCTGGCGTCCACGGCTTGCAGGTTGGCCTGCGCTTCCTCGATGCGGCGGCTAATCTCGGCCTGCTGGGCGGCGACCTTTTCTGGAGCGTTGGGGGTATAGGCGATCAACTCCTCCGCTATCGCGTTGGCGATGGCAGCCGCGCGCTCTGGATTAGTGTCAGTAATCTTGATTTCGAGCAAATTTGCCCCGCGATCAACGCGGGTGGACAACATACGGTCACTGATGATCGGCCAAGGAAAAGGGAGTTGGAGCCGTTCAACGACAGGAGCAAGAATCACCTCACGCTTGCTCAGTGCGGCATAAAAACTGGCGAGGACGTTGCTCAATTCCACCTGCGCCTGGTTCGGCGCGCCGACCTCGAAGTTATTGCCCACCATCAGTGTGGCCTGCGAAAGGTAGATGTCGGGTTGTTGACGCAGGATATACCAGGCCGTGCCGACGGCAAGCGCTACCGACAGAGCAAGCACAAACCACCAGCGCAGGAAGAGTCGTATATATGTTAGAACATCTTGCCAGGTAAGCATGGGCCAGTTCCTATCCGGTCAGTGGCTAAGCATAGGCGCCGGGTGGTGCAGCGCGTCGTGCTCGGATGCCAGTTGTTCCGCGGGCAACGGGTCGAGGGCCGGTCGCGAGCAAAGCCAGCGGGCCGCGTCCAGCAGGTTCGCCGCGATATGCGTTGGCGGGTGGCGATGCAGCTCAGGATGGTCAGGTTGCGAGCGGCCGCTCAGCACCAGTATCGTCTGGCAGCCCGCAGCCTGCCCGGTAGCGATATCGGACGGGGCATCGCCGATCATATAGGCCGTGGAAAGCTCCACCTGGTACTCTCTGGCAAGATCGAGCAGCATCCCCGGCCGAGGTTTTCGGCAGCCGCAGGCCTCGTCGGGGCGATGCGGGCAGAAACGCAGATCGGTGATGGACGCGCCGTACGATGCCGCGATGCTCATCATGCGATGGTGAATCTCCGCCAGGGCGGAATGCGTCATCAGTCCACGGTTAACAGCAGCCTGGTTGGTGACGATAAAGATGCGAAAGCCGTGTTTGGTCAACAAGCGCAACCCTTCGAGCGCCCCCGGCAACCAGCGGAACTCGTCCCAGGACTTCACGTGGTCAGCGCGGTTCTCATTGATGACGCCGTCGCGATCTAGAAAGACATTCCGCTGTACCTTCGAGAGTTGCCGGTTCATTTTGTGTTAATGCTGCGAGCGCCGGGGTCGAGGTCCCTGGACAGAGCTGGATCCAGGGCGCCAGAGACGCTCGATAAGAAAAGACGGTCCTGCTGTAGCGCGCATAACGCAGGGTAGCGAGAGTTCCTAAAAATTGTCTAAACACGAACGGCGCAGATTTTACAGAACTGTTACAGCACGTCGTTTACAGGTGGCGCGGTTAAGGCGCCGCACTAACCTGAGCGAAAAACTCGACCCTGGTAGCCGTCTGGCTTGTGCTCACCGGAATGCTAATAGGGGCCTGGCCACGAGCGGGCGCGAAGGGCACCTCGATGGCCCCACCGCCGATGATCCCGACATCATCATAGGCGATCCCGACGACCCTGATATTGGCGAGATCACGGTTCAAGGGATTGGAGAGAATGCCGGTGATAGACGGCGGATCGCCCTGGATAAAGGCGACGTTGGACACGGGGAGTTCCTGCAGCGGTGGCGCCTGTACGAACTGTCCAGGGCGGATCAAAACCTCGATACGGGAAACAGTAAGGTTTGCGGGCAAATTCACCTGTTTAGCCACGCCCATTCGCTGGCCAGGGCCGATCTGGGCGATGCTATCGGTGTCGGCCAGCAGCACCACGCCGTCGGCATTGAAGGCGGCAACCTGGTAGCGCACGTTCTGGGCGAGCAGATTGGGATTGGGATTACTCACCACGAAGGCGTAGCTTGCCGTGCCAGCGCGTTGCCCGAAGCCCTGAGAGACAACCGTTAGCGGATTTGGGGCGGGGGTTGGTTCGCGGGTCGGCGGTTGCACGGGCGTCGGCGACGGGGTCGGCAGTGTCGGCTGTGGCGAAGGGACCGACGTGCCGATGATGGTACGGGTGGCGGCAAGTGCGCCGGAAAGGGTTGGCGTGGCCGCCGCAGCGGCGCCGGGCGATGGCGACCGGGTGGCGGTGGCCGGAATAGTTACGGTGAGCGCGGTTTCGGCGACGCGAGTCTGAGCGATGTTCTGGGGGGCGGTCGGGGTAGCAGTCACGACCATATGCGCCTCCGATGTCCACAGCCGGGAGGCGGAGCGGAGCAGCAATCCGAGGGCCATCAGAAAGAGCATGATCGCCAGCAACGCTTTCCAGGAGATATGTATGCGCATGGTCATCAAGCCTGGCTAGTAGTCGCCACAGGCAGATTATACCTCAAGCCCTCGGTGCGTTGCGAGCGCATTGCTATATAAAAAATAATGGAGAACCCCCACTTCCCCATAATCCTCGCTGAAGGGTCGGTTGAAGAAACCTGCGTTTCCCAGGAAACCTTCTGATGGTGAAAGTCGGCGCGGGCGCGGCCTCCCAGGAACGCCCTCATCGAAGAAAACCGCCTGCAGCGGGTGGCACGCCCATCCTGAGTCCTCCTGCCTCTTGCATGGCTGGTGAATCGGAGGGGGGCAGCCCTCCCGGGGGCGCTTTCATCGAAGATGGCAAAACCGAATTTCCCCTTGTTCCGGTTGAATAACCAACAAAGGTGCATCTAAACCGAATGTAAGCAGAGCAATCACATGATTGACAATATTGTTACAGAGGCGCTTCAGGCCTTCCACTTTCGCTACGAAGGACTATAATGCGAACGTCGGGTGTCCGTTAGTTGGGCGGGAAGGAGCCGCTGGCGTCTTCTTGAAGCATTGAACTAGTACAACGCACCATAAACGAAGAAAAGGGCACAAGATGATCATCTCGCGCACCCCCCTGCGGATCAGCTTTGTTGGAGGCGGAAGCGACCTGGCTGCGTTCTACCGTCACGAACCGGGGGCCGTAGTCAGCGTGGCGATCAACAAGTACATTTATATCACGGTTAATGCCAAGTTTGATCATCAAATCCGCGCGAGCTATTCGGTCACCGAGATTGTGGACCATGTTGACGACCTGAAGCACCAGCTTATTCGCGAGGCGCTCAAACTGGTCGGCTGCAAGCGTGGCATCGAGATCACCTCAATCTCCGACATCCCCTCCCAGGGCACCGGGCTGGGTTCCTCCAGCACATACACCGTTGGTTTGCTCAATGCCTTGCATGCCTATTACGGACGGCATGCCGGGGCCGAGCGGCTGGCCCGTGAGGCTTGCTGGATCGAGATCGAGCGCTGTGGCGAGCCGATTGGCAAGCAGGACCAGTATATTGCCGCCTACGGAGGCTTGCAGTTTATTCAGTTTAATCCTGACGAAAGCGTGTTTGTTGATCCGGTGATCTGTAAGCCCGAGACCAAACGGCAACTTGAGGCCCGTCTGATGATGCTCTACACCGGTGTAACGCGACAGACCTCAGGGATCCTGAAGGAACAGCGCGCCAACACTGAGCAGGACAGCTCCCGGCGCCTTGCCCTGCGCGAGATGGTGGCGCTGGCCCACGATCTGCGCGCTGCGCTGGTGGCGGATGATCTGACGGCGTTTGGCGAAATCCTGCACGAGGGTTGGATGCGTAAACGCACCCTGGCCTCGGGGATCAGCAACGGGCAGATTGACGTCTGGTACGAACGGGCGCGAGAAGCAGGAGCGATAGGCGGGAAGATCCTCGGCGCCGGCGGCGGGGGCTTCCTGCTACTCTACGCTCCCGAGGAGCGCCACGAGGCCATTCGGGCCGCGTTGCCCGGCCTGCGGCAGGTGCCGGTGCTGTTTGAGCCACAGGGGAGCAAGATTATCTACGTCGAAGAATCCTCGACCCATCCGCATGATGGCCGCAGCGTAGCAAAATAAGGACCGCTCCTGTTCTGCTGCACGACCAGGGCGAGGACAAACTGGCGTCCGTCGCGCGTAACCCTCCGGGTTGCGGGTCTGTGTTTCCCGGCCGGTGCGGTGATCAGTAGTCTGTAAACAAAGTCTTGCGCTCAACCCCCACCCCCTCCCCAACCCTCCCCCGCCGGGGGAGGGCGCCCGCCTCCTCCTCCCAGGGGGGGAGGCTGGGAGGGGGGCGGAAATGCCAGGAAACTTACTTTACAGACTAATCAGAGAGCCGGCTTTCTCGGCATGCTAATCAGAGAGCCGGCTTTCTCGGCATGCTCTTGAGGGGCAAGGGCGTGGGAACCCGCGCAATGGCCCACACCCCTCCGACCGGCTATTTTCAGTCAGCTTGTTTATCAGAGGGTGCGGCCGTCCCAGAGCCTGATAGGGTAGAGGTATGGGGAAACCTGGTGTACCGATTTGTTGTTGTCACCCGTTGCCAGCGGCTTGCCGGCCCTGCCACGGGGCGTAATAGTAAAAAATTAGTTAAAACGGGACCTTTGGCCGATTGCGGCGAGCGCCCTCGTCTGGCAAACTGGCGGTGGTATGGTCCATACCAGCGGAGTACTTATGGAGGTGCGCGCCTGACATCTTCGCTGTCATCCTTGCTATGTCTGAAGACTGCGGATCAGCCGTCGCCCTTCTCCGTCGGAAGACATCGGACGCGCGCCTCCCCGGCTCCGCTCTACCTGCACTGAGCAGTTGGCCCTGGTGATATGACCACGGGACAGCATCCCTGCGAACCAACCTGTCCCAGGAGGTGTCAATGCGCTCGTTTGGACCCGGTCCGATGATTGTTGGACTGCTGTTGACGCTGGCAACTATCATTACCGTCGTCGCGGCGCCGCTCATGGCGTCCCGAACCGTTTATCTGCCCCTCGTGGTTGGATCGCCGGGCAGCGCTCCCGTGACTGCGGGAGCGCTGCGGGTCAATGCGCCGTACTTCGCGGTAGCCGACGTTGATGAGCGCTTTTCCGAACTGGCTATCTTCTGGTTTGGCGCCGTGACGCCAACCCAGAATTACGCCGATGTGCGTCTGGGATACAACGACACAGAGTTATATGTATATGTCGCGGTCTTTGACCGGCGGCTCTGGTACGACACGACCCCGGAGCGCGCCGATCTGAGCGCCTGGGACGCGGTGACGCTCTATCTGGACACTGCGAATGGCGCCAGGGTAAGCGGGAACAGCCACCGGTTTGTGGCCCAGTTCAGCGGCAGCGGCGGCGCGCAGTACCAGGCCGCGTATCGCGCGAGTGGCGGAGGCTGGGCCCCCGCCACTACGGCCTTCACCACCCGTCCAGGATGGCGCGGGGAGTGGATGAATGACGAGACCGACGATCGCGGCTGGGCTATGACCTTCCGCATTCCTTTCAGCAGTCTTGGTCTCAGCAGGCGGCCAGACGACGGGGCTCTGTGGCGGATGGCGCTGGCCCTTCATGACCGCGACGACCAGGCCGGAACGCCCATTGCGGATCAGTTCTGGCCCCCGGCGGCGGATTTCCAGGCGCCGTCCACGTGGGGCACGCTCAGATTCGGCCTGCCGGCCTATACGCCTCCGGCGGTTGCATCGTCGCAGACGATCACGATCCGTCACGGCCTGAACGGGGCCGTGGTTCCCGACGTGGGTGTAGGCGGGGGCGCGGTATGCGGCGACGGGCTGGATTTCTGGAGCGAGTGGGGTGTTTCGACGCGAGAGGCGGGCAAGCCCGATTTCAACGTCCAGAATCAGTCGGATATTGCTGACTGGCCGTGTTTCGCCAAGTATTACGTAACGTTCCCCCTGGACCAGTTGCCCTCGGGCAGGGCAATCGTCTCGGCCAGGCTGGTGCTGCATCAGTTCGGCAATTCAGAACCGAGCCAGGCGCGGCCGTCACTGATCCAGGCCCTTACCGTTGGCGCCGACTGGAACGAGCGGACCACGAACTGGAACAACGCGCCGCTGGCGACGGAGAACGTTGGCGCGGGTTGGGTTGAACCACTGGCGACCTTCTCAGGCTGGCCGGGGGTGCGGCGCGAGATTGATGTCACGCGCGGCGTAGCCGAGGCCTACGCCGCGCGCACGCCGCTGCGCCTGGCCCTCTACTCGGCGGATAGCGCCTATCACAGCGGCAAGTACTTCGTATCCTCGGACACCGGCGACTGGAACGCCGTGGCCCGTCCGACGCTGGTGGTGACCATCGGCGCGCCGGCGCGGTGAACGGGAGAGAGCGTTTCCCGCCATCGGAAAGG is a genomic window of Chloroflexaceae bacterium containing:
- a CDS encoding exo-alpha-sialidase; its protein translation is MTDQPNRRFIIFARPGAAPRNALRSLRPILPVFLLGMLLLGVAGAGRPAFASSGWSILFDISDDRFGWFPDIAADNQGAIHVIWGSGDLGASLDPNDPDLSSRDLLRYRVLRDGQWSPMNDIAFTCVGGYTVRNSIIATSDGYLHVLFRGCTDVNAVRAPAEQAWSAGAWTRPWRLGSSYYNAIAADSKGVLHAFYNEGLSGTEEGNRLLSEIFYRRSTDGGQTWTVRANLSQLPGGDERMQVKVDGRDRVHLVWDHGSDWYLGLDQPNVGVYRRSDDGGKTWRDPVFFSAADGPVVQTTLGLAGDNPIVVYRSAIGTTVYYQSSNDGGTTWNPPQIIPGVRARDPEERGLDSYAMATDSAGRVHLVMPGFLEESITPIPMLLHLSWNGQSWSTPEIVSATANRPMWPRLAIARGNQLHAVWFSYTDASGWGERRVLHSSITVDAPALSPTPFTTPPAGPGALGSPLPGSPDGPATPIPRQPPAPSALPDEIRTIPPPSVISGTNPLFIYGLALVPVIGLVIILVTLTLWRRSRNR
- a CDS encoding lipopolysaccharide biosynthesis protein; the protein is MLTWQDVLTYIRLFLRWWFVLALSVALAVGTAWYILRQQPDIYLSQATLMVGNNFEVGAPNQAQVELSNVLASFYAALSKREVILAPVVERLQLPFPWPIISDRMLSTRVDRGANLLEIKITDTNPERAAAIANAIAEELIAYTPNAPEKVAAQQAEISRRIEEAQANLQAVDARIAELEERLKNLTSAIDISDVQQQLQALQLTRQRYLDEYTNLINLSNQTSANTLSLFEAARPPSAPLPQKRALTLATAGLGGLLIAIVAALALDRLDERWRTSSELQSRTGVRSLGELSELPTYATKNWRTESRRQEQLNRLYSNIVHAARSKLPRTLLISSPQNSTARSFVAIEIARMYVRTGHRVLLVDTESDTTHIPHLFDQRANGRNRSDAKGKPFGVPGSLWAYIRETATPNLLVLSGREAGYSRFSELIPMVFWPDMLEHPRKATDVVIFDGPAALAGPDAGLLAPLVDGVILVVSSRSDSRSVVIESRKQLTGGPDTRFLGAVIVTPASRAVQDASTASVNDGGFRVSINRNGITIAVGDPSATSPSPADWAPVPASRLLTVTDTPPETGYANGALDPEPPETITLEDLLELEHGNATAAPDFQRPRTPHPEVIITPPPDEPPSIRVTSHNYRSANALPRRRRARIPNRRHPTDAVNRDDRVANDDKIANNDGKKGTSSHA
- a CDS encoding HAD family hydrolase, whose product is MNRQLSKVQRNVFLDRDGVINENRADHVKSWDEFRWLPGALEGLRLLTKHGFRIFIVTNQAAVNRGLMTHSALAEIHHRMMSIAASYGASITDLRFCPHRPDEACGCRKPRPGMLLDLAREYQVELSTAYMIGDAPSDIATGQAAGCQTILVLSGRSQPDHPELHRHPPTHIAANLLDAARWLCSRPALDPLPAEQLASEHDALHHPAPMLSH
- a CDS encoding GHMP kinase, producing MIISRTPLRISFVGGGSDLAAFYRHEPGAVVSVAINKYIYITVNAKFDHQIRASYSVTEIVDHVDDLKHQLIREALKLVGCKRGIEITSISDIPSQGTGLGSSSTYTVGLLNALHAYYGRHAGAERLAREACWIEIERCGEPIGKQDQYIAAYGGLQFIQFNPDESVFVDPVICKPETKRQLEARLMMLYTGVTRQTSGILKEQRANTEQDSSRRLALREMVALAHDLRAALVADDLTAFGEILHEGWMRKRTLASGISNGQIDVWYERAREAGAIGGKILGAGGGGFLLLYAPEERHEAIRAALPGLRQVPVLFEPQGSKIIYVEESSTHPHDGRSVAK
- a CDS encoding DNRLRE domain-containing protein translates to MRSFGPGPMIVGLLLTLATIITVVAAPLMASRTVYLPLVVGSPGSAPVTAGALRVNAPYFAVADVDERFSELAIFWFGAVTPTQNYADVRLGYNDTELYVYVAVFDRRLWYDTTPERADLSAWDAVTLYLDTANGARVSGNSHRFVAQFSGSGGAQYQAAYRASGGGWAPATTAFTTRPGWRGEWMNDETDDRGWAMTFRIPFSSLGLSRRPDDGALWRMALALHDRDDQAGTPIADQFWPPAADFQAPSTWGTLRFGLPAYTPPAVASSQTITIRHGLNGAVVPDVGVGGGAVCGDGLDFWSEWGVSTREAGKPDFNVQNQSDIADWPCFAKYYVTFPLDQLPSGRAIVSARLVLHQFGNSEPSQARPSLIQALTVGADWNERTTNWNNAPLATENVGAGWVEPLATFSGWPGVRREIDVTRGVAEAYAARTPLRLALYSADSAYHSGKYFVSSDTGDWNAVARPTLVVTIGAPAR